A single Filimonas effusa DNA region contains:
- a CDS encoding metallophosphoesterase family protein, giving the protein MTRIGLISDTHHWLDEAVFKHFENTDEIWHAGDFGTSEISDALKAFRPLRGVYGNIDGRDIRSEFPEDLIFSCEKVKVFMKHIGGYPNKYAPGVRNTILRERPQMFISGHSHILKVMFDPKLQCLHMNPGAAGKQGWHKVRTLIRFAIDGSDIKNCEVIELGGSKDL; this is encoded by the coding sequence ATGACACGGATAGGTTTAATATCAGATACACATCACTGGCTTGACGAAGCAGTGTTCAAACATTTTGAGAACACGGATGAAATATGGCATGCAGGAGACTTTGGCACGTCGGAAATTTCCGATGCACTAAAAGCTTTCAGACCGTTGCGTGGTGTGTATGGCAATATCGATGGCCGCGATATCCGCTCCGAATTCCCGGAAGACCTGATCTTCAGCTGCGAAAAGGTGAAGGTCTTTATGAAGCATATTGGAGGCTACCCCAACAAATATGCGCCGGGTGTGCGCAACACCATCCTGCGCGAACGCCCGCAAATGTTTATCAGCGGGCATTCACATATTCTAAAGGTCATGTTCGACCCTAAATTGCAGTGTTTACATATGAACCCGGGCGCCGCAGGTAAACAAGGCTGGCATAAGGTGCGCACGCTTATCCGGTTCGCCATCGATGGCAGCGACATTAAGAATTGCGAGGTGATAGAACTGGGCGGCAGCAAAGATCTGTAA